A window of the Vigna angularis cultivar LongXiaoDou No.4 chromosome 3, ASM1680809v1, whole genome shotgun sequence genome harbors these coding sequences:
- the LOC108323129 gene encoding U11/U12 small nuclear ribonucleoprotein 48 kDa protein: protein MNNPSNNSPSLSSTLSSLKNLIALSNHVLSVTPSPATLNTNLIQCPFSPHHLIPPHSLFHHHLRCPSSPRPLPDLTHSLTYPHTLHNSPSDQLSFYLHSLSNFFYRDCPAVVSFSPADALTTTTTLTLPAFLSLECADTDTHSNLNPLSHHAQILPSHYFSVARELDAWNDFPTTFSNSVLRAILGLGIANEHHLTDWIIANSPRYGVVVDTAMQQHMFLLCCLCLKSIIREASVSTERQNSHVICPVSNQALTWLAYQVSILYGAANGKGFVLNFLKQCITVGASVLLLSPLEDRAASKHESQNLGKESVDTKDVKPAAPGGEKKISILNRKIFVSQVAAAVAALHERSLFEQKIKGFWFSQKPSNYQLVAEHSYLSEKANQEREKRPDYRPIIDHDGIHRPQSSNRESSKEKTREELLAEERDYKRRRMSYRGKKANQSPLQVMRYMIEDFMEQIKRAGGFESPVKMAEDSGLFPFKPPGDDIFMEANNSRRASSDSPAVRTSNPHYSQQQSQSSCCDESNKLDVSFSRDYKQFKHEHHRSHYYRDDQGNAERGKDHRDRPSSSHERHSRHSRSPEHSSRQNEYGSYSNRKKHDHSSRSRDRWKNDTHRSHISDSFPNKTFSDRYDPSESLDICDDDISSDAKYIKSDKFYDNEHY from the exons ATGAATAATCCTTCGAATAACAGCCCTAGTCTTTCTTCAACGCTATCATCTCTGAAAAACCTAATCGCTCTCTCAAATCACGTTCTCTCTGTAACACCATCTCCGGCAACCCTAAACACTAACCTAATACAATGCCCTTTCAGTCCACACCATCTGATTCCTCCACACTCGCTCTTCCACCACCACCTTCGTTGCCCTTCCTCCCCGCGCCCTCTTCCCGATCTCACTCACTCTCTCACTTACCCCCATACCCTCCACAACTCTCCCTCTGATCAACTCTCTTTCTACCTCCATTCCCTCTCCAACTTCTTCTACCGCGATTGCCCCGCCGTCGTTTCTTTCTCCCCTGCGGACGCCCTCACCACAACCACCACACTCACGCTTCCCGCCTTTTTATCTCTCGAATGCGCTGATACAGATACCCATTCCAACCTAAACCCACTGTCTCACCACGCGCAAATTCTTCCCTCTCACTACTTCTCCGTCGCGCGTGAACTCGATGCCTGGAACGATTTTCCTACCACCTTCTCCAACTCCGTTCTTCGCGCTATTTTAGGTCTCGGAATAGCCAATGAACATCACTTAACGGATTGGATAATAGCGAATTCACCTAGATACGGCGTCGTTGTTGACACTGCTATGCAGCAGCATATGTTTTTGTTATGCTGTTTGTGTCTCAAGTCGATTATCAGAGAAGCTTCCGTTTCCACGGAACGCCAAAATTCGCACGTAATTTGCCCCGTTTCGAACCAGGCTTTGACGTGGCTGGCGTATCAGGTCTCGATCCTTTACGGTGCAGCGAACGGGAAAGGTTTTGTTCTCAATTTCCTGAAGCAATGTATCACGGTTGGTGCGTCTGTTCTGTTGTTATCTCCTTTAGAAGACCGAGCTGCTTCGAAGCACGAGTCTCAGAATTTAGGTAAAGAGAGTGTGGACACTAAGGATGTCAAACCTGCTGCACCAGGTGGCGAAAAGAAAATTTCCATACTGAATAGGAAGATATTTGTGTCCCAAGTTGCAGCGGCTGTTGCGGCATTGCACGAGCGATCTTTGTTTGAACAGAAAATTAAGGGATTTTGGTTTTCTCAGAAGCCAAGTAACTATCAACT GGTCGCTGAGCATTCTTATTTGTCTGAGAAAGCAAACCAAGAGCGTGAAAAACGCCCTGATTATAGACCTATAATTGATCACGATGGCATACATAGGCCTCAATCATCTAACCGG GAATCATCTAAAGAAAAGACCCGAGAGGAGTTGCTAGCTGAAGAAAGGGATTACAAACGTCGAAGAATGTCTTATCGTGGCAAGAAGGCAAATCAATCACCTTTACAG GTGATGAGGTACATGATAGAGGATTTCATGGAGCAAATCAAGCGGGCTGGGGGTTTTGAGAGCCCTGTGAAGATGGCTGAAGATAGTGGATTGTTTCCATTTAAGCCTCCTGGCGATGACATTTTTATGGAAGCCAATAATTCAAGAAGAGCTAGTTCCGACTCACCTGCAGTGAGAACAAGCAACCCACATTATTCTCAGCAACAATCACAGTCTAGCTGTTGTGATGAAAGCAATAAATTGGACGTTTCATTTTCTAGAGATTACAAACAATTCAAACATGAGCATCATCGAAGTCATTATTACCGAGATGATCAAGGGAATGCTGAACGAGGAAAAGATCATAGAGACCGGCCTTCTTCAAGCCATGAAAGACACTCAAGACATAGTCGATCACCTGAGCATAGTAGTCGTCAGAACGAATATGGTTCCTACTCAAATAGAAAGAAGCATGATCACTCATCTAGATCGAGGGATAGGTGGAAGAATGACACTCACAGGAGTCATATTTCAGATTCTTTCCCAAATAAGACATTTTCAGATCGATATGATCCTTCAGAATCTCTTGATATATGTGATGATGATATATCCTCTGATGCCAAATATATCAAGTCCgataaattttatgataacGAACATTATTAG
- the LOC108323092 gene encoding germin-like protein subfamily 1 member 13 isoform X2, with translation MKVVQFLVVLLALASSVAFAYDPSPLQDFCVAINDTKTGVFVNGKFCKDPKLANADDFFYRGLGAGDTANPLGSKVTAVTVNEILGLNTLGISLARIDFAPKGLNPPHTHPRGTEILVVLEGTLYVGFVASNQNDNRLFTKVLNKGDVFVFPIGLIHFQQNVGYGNAVAIAALSSQNPGVITIANAVFGSKPPISDDVLAKAFQVDVKIIDYLQRQFWYNNS, from the exons ATGAAGGTTGTTCAGTTCCTTGTAGTTCTATTGGCTTTGGCATCCTCCGTTGCCTTTGCTTATGATCCAAGCCCTCTGCAAGACTTCTGTGTGGCTATCAATGATACCAAAACCGGTG TGTTCGTGAATGGAAAATTTTGCAAGGATCCAAAGCTTGCTAATGCTGACGATTTCTTCTATCGTGGGTTGGGAGCCGGTGACACTGCTAACCCGTTAGGTTCAAAGGTGACAGCAGTGACTGTTAATGAAATATTAGGTTTGAACACACTTGGCATATCGTTGGCTCGCATAGATTTTGCACCCAAGGGTTTGAACCCTCCCCACACTCACCCTCGAGGAACAGAGATTCTTGTAGTCTTGGAAGGTACCCTTTACGTTGGCTTTGTCGCGTCCAACCAGAACGACAACAGGTTATTCACCAAAGTGTTGAACAAAGGTGATGTGTTTGTTTTTCCCATCGGTCTGATTCACTTCCAGCAAAACGTTGGTTATGGAAATGCTGTGGCCATTGCTGCTCTTAGTAGCCAAAACCCGGGTGTTATCACTATTGCAAATGCTGTCTTTGGATCTAAACCTCCCATCTCCGATGATGTTCTCGCCAAAGCTTTTCAAGTTGACGTAAAGATTATCGACTACCTTCAGAGGCAATTCTGGTACAACAATAGCTAG
- the LOC108323092 gene encoding germin-like protein subfamily 1 member 13 isoform X1, producing the protein MKVVQFLVVLLALASSVAFAYDPSPLQDFCVAINDTKTGGIYGVFVNGKFCKDPKLANADDFFYRGLGAGDTANPLGSKVTAVTVNEILGLNTLGISLARIDFAPKGLNPPHTHPRGTEILVVLEGTLYVGFVASNQNDNRLFTKVLNKGDVFVFPIGLIHFQQNVGYGNAVAIAALSSQNPGVITIANAVFGSKPPISDDVLAKAFQVDVKIIDYLQRQFWYNNS; encoded by the exons ATGAAGGTTGTTCAGTTCCTTGTAGTTCTATTGGCTTTGGCATCCTCCGTTGCCTTTGCTTATGATCCAAGCCCTCTGCAAGACTTCTGTGTGGCTATCAATGATACCAAAACCGGTGGTATATATGgcg TGTTCGTGAATGGAAAATTTTGCAAGGATCCAAAGCTTGCTAATGCTGACGATTTCTTCTATCGTGGGTTGGGAGCCGGTGACACTGCTAACCCGTTAGGTTCAAAGGTGACAGCAGTGACTGTTAATGAAATATTAGGTTTGAACACACTTGGCATATCGTTGGCTCGCATAGATTTTGCACCCAAGGGTTTGAACCCTCCCCACACTCACCCTCGAGGAACAGAGATTCTTGTAGTCTTGGAAGGTACCCTTTACGTTGGCTTTGTCGCGTCCAACCAGAACGACAACAGGTTATTCACCAAAGTGTTGAACAAAGGTGATGTGTTTGTTTTTCCCATCGGTCTGATTCACTTCCAGCAAAACGTTGGTTATGGAAATGCTGTGGCCATTGCTGCTCTTAGTAGCCAAAACCCGGGTGTTATCACTATTGCAAATGCTGTCTTTGGATCTAAACCTCCCATCTCCGATGATGTTCTCGCCAAAGCTTTTCAAGTTGACGTAAAGATTATCGACTACCTTCAGAGGCAATTCTGGTACAACAATAGCTAG